From Huiozyma naganishii CBS 8797 chromosome 11, complete genome, a single genomic window includes:
- the CDC15 gene encoding serine/threonine protein kinase CDC15 (similar to Saccharomyces cerevisiae CDC15 (YAR019C); ancestral locus Anc_3.177): MEPMAATAVQGGSTGPHQERTTNGKGNSTKYQLNQVIGKGSYGIVYKAVNKSTKQVVAIKEINYTSDEELNEIMIEIDLLKNLHHINIVKYHGFIQKMSNLYIILEYAAHGSLKGLLSSRIGHLLDEAETKIYVRQTLDGLAYLHEQGVIHRDIKAANLLLDSTNTVKLADFGVSTKVNNTAKTLAGSLNWMAPEIVTNKGASTLSDIWSLGATIVELMTGKPPFHNLLDINIYYAMENDNECYYPPASLPEGAKQFLALCFQKNMFKRPTAKSLLKHSWLFDENVRREKETTKLAKFEEVFQEDGFNWDDDFRENDIPLSRLLTNSPRKINANIAGGSPLKKTPFKRINNQAGPDTAYTKGPAYHKTDDYDNNENMEIDDSLLYDGNYYLEKFVNDKSLQIPTEKYSMIIRDCKTNDIVISIFSVLQDLNFAITTGQIDFLCRLFNLDQRENDSRIINCFIEFGGVSLIMHSPSLVWELINTQNRQEILKTLYQSGVMNKGNIKLLETNSMLYFELVYKFLDFTSMKFWYQWCSKNLNIELLVKRMYQENNRRVQSILLKLSSFDADLGNGGCHWVLESILPVLTANQVRTKIPQIHYIVFKSIAYMLQNSHKESLFFGKDSTNSIKGNKGSEFFKNSRVNLLLRTSSNLNTTSPYDTVSMTPAANSPLKQYPRNSTSTGRPRFRSFPMELNNGLDAAEEEISSIKLPNNFGPWLLSIVNYNNDVIFDCNSNIHFWKYLIKVCHLASRLDEEILVSLNRSDRFKALSLHILETYGSPSVNSQQDHRNLKSIIRTILLIIIDITKAGQNDHSFNFAEFVTKVLRDHKEFGPECMDIAINCYQSEEKFVTPAATLSRLFYEFDANDANFTSFVSKFVKLCTVERTVPEHIAMQRDFPKRIQLFFELYGNSLLIQIELLKLVKAILSQGNPPRDTVVRIVTFLQTNWDDDPIAGDKGSSVQQVGRGSVLIMQLCKDVEGLLV; the protein is encoded by the coding sequence caaagaaatcaactACACCTCAGACGAGGAGTTGAACGAGATCATGATCGAGATCGATCTCTTGAAGAATCTACACCACATCAACATTGTTAAATACCATGGTTTCATCCAGAAAATGTCCAATCTTTACATCATTTTAGAGTATGCTGCACACGGGTCTTTGAAAGGTTTACTCAGTTCCAGAATTGGTCATCTGTTGGACGAAGCAGAAACGAAAATATACGTGCGTCAGACACTGGATGGGCTAGCCTATTTGCATGAGCAAGGTGTGATACATAGGGATATCAAAGCTGCAAATCTGCTGCTCGACTCAACTAATACCGTGAAGTTGGCTGACTTCGGCGTTTCGACCAAAGTAAATAACACGGCAAAAACTCTGGCTGGTTCATTGAACTGGATGGCCCCAGAGATCGTCACCAATAAGGGCGCGTCCACATTAAGTGATATCTGGTCGCTGGGCGCCACAATTGTTGAGCTGATGACAGGAAAGCCCCCATTTCACAATCTTCTGGATATCAATATTTATTACGCAATGGAGAACGATAACGAATGCTACTACCCGCCTGCATCGCTCCCGGAGGGTGCGAAGCAGTTTTTGGCTCTTTGCTTTCAAAAGAATATGTTCAAGAGACCCACAGCGAAGAGTCTCCTTAAGCATAGTTGGCTTTTCGATGAAAACGTACGAAGAGAGAAGGAAACCACCAAACTAGCGAAATTTGAGGAAGTGTTTCAAGAGGACGGGTTTAACTGGGATGACGATTTTAGAGAAAACGATATTCCATTATCAAGGTTGCTGACGAATTCTCCTCGAAAGATCAACGCGAATATTGCTGGCGGATcacctttgaaaaagacacccttcaaaagaataaaTAATCAAGCAGGACCAGATACGGCATATACAAAGGGTCCTGCGTATCATAAAACTGATGATTACGACAATAATGAGAATATGGAGATTGATGACTCTTTATTGTATGACGGAAACTACTATCTGGAAAAATTTGTGAACGACAAGAGCCTGCAGATTCCAACCGAGAAATACTCAATGATCATAAGGGATTGTAAGACAAACGACATCGTCATTTCAATATTCAGCGTTTTACAAGATCTTAATTTTGCAATCACCACTGGTCAGATCGATTTTTTGTGTAGattgttcaatttggaTCAAAGAGAGAATGATTCCCGCATTATAAACTGTTTCATTGAATTTGGTGGGGTGTCCCTTATCATGCATAGTCCATCTCTAGTTTGGGAACTAATCAACACGCAAAATAGACAGGAAATTCTGAAGACACTATACCAAAGTGGAGTGATGAACAAGGGTAATATCAAATTACTCGAAACAAATTCCATGCTGTACTTTGAACTAGTTTACAAATTTTTGGATTTCACGTCGATGAAATTTTGGTACCAGTGGTGCTCTAAGAATCTTAACATTGAGCTCCTGGTGAAAAGAATGTATCAAGAAAATAACAGACGTGTTCAATCTATCCTACTTAAACTCTCATCGTTTGATGCTGATTTGGGTAACGGTGGATGCCACTGGGTTCTAGAGAGCATTCTACCAGTGCTGACCGCTAATCAAGTCAGGACAAAAATTCCACAGATACATTACATTGTATTCAAATCAATTGCATATATGCTACAAAACTCGCATAAAGAgtctttattttttggtaaGGACTCTACAAATAGCATCAAAGGGAACAAAGGAAGCgaattcttcaagaactccaGAGTGAATTTACTTTTAAGAACTTCTAGCAATTTAAACACGACCTCTCCCTACGATACAGTATCTATGacaccagcagcaaatTCGCCGCTAAAACAGTATCCAAGAAATTCGACTAGCACAGGACGTCCTCGATTTAGGTCCTTTCCAATGGAGTTGAACAATGGGCTAGATGCTGCAGAGGAAGAGATTTCCTCGATAAAATTGCCCAACAATTTTGGCCCGTGGTTGCTTTCAATTGTAAATTATAACAATGATGTCATCTTTGATTGTAATAGCAATATTCACTTTTGGAAGTATCTTATCAAAGTATGTCACCTCGCGTCTCGCCTTGATGAGGAAATACTGGTGTCCCTAAATCGCAGCGACAGGTTCAAGGCATTATCATTGCATATCTTAGAAACGTATGGCTCACCTTCAGTTAATAGCCAACAGGACCATAGGAATTTAAAATCCATCATTCGGACGATTTTGCTGATTATCATCGATATCACCAAGGCGGGACAAAACGACCATTCATTCAATTTTGCGGAGTTTGTCACAAAAGTCCTCCGCGATCACAAAGAGTTTGGCCCTGAATGTATGGATATTGCTATAAACTGTTATCAATCTGAAGAGAAATTTGTCACTCCTGCAGCTACATTATCCCGTCTCTTCTACGAGTTCGACGCGAATGATGCTAATTTCACCTCATTTGTGAGCAAGTTCGTGAAATTATGTACCGTGGAGCGCACAGTACCAGAGCATATCGCAATGCAACGAGACTTTCCCAAGAGAATACAGCTGTTCTTCGAACTCTACGGGAACAGTCTCTTGATTCAAATCGAACTGCTCAAGTTGGTAAAAGCGATATTGTCGCAGGGCAACCCACCAAGAGACACTGTAGTCCGGATAGTCACTTTTCTCCAGACTAACTGGGACGACGACCCAATTGCGGGCGACAAGGGCAGCAGTGTACAGCAGGTAGGTAGAGGTTCCGTGCTCATCATGCAACTATGTAAAGACGTAGAGGGGCTACTGGTCTAG
- the KAP104 gene encoding Kap104p (similar to Saccharomyces cerevisiae KAP104 (YBR017C); ancestral locus Anc_3.181), with protein sequence MSETHWAPEETSVLQLSSLLRESMSPSQEARTIAMDALKTFEGQPEFINYLCYILIEASTNQALCLQCSAEELVSLRATAGLLLKNTMLQRNSGYTAHGMEYVKNNIIRGLQNNGGNKLLGNLTGIVITTLFSTLYRQDRSDVTGVAMLYQLVELSSQGNEGAIKALSKIMEDNGQFFQLEWQSSEGPIKPIQFLTDAFLKFMAQTDQLSTIVRSESIKCLNFAIALQLQYTIIKLDEILTNIFHLAQVDEDDQVRAQLCVSFTTILEVRPDKLVNNLDGIVQFMLHLINTVQEEKVAIEACEFLNGFVTSSHIPKHILQPYVSQIVPVLLAKMVFDEDSILEYESHNEDDAFQDDKDEDIKPVAPHIVKKKTVSEGPKGTGGDSSDEEGDDDDDDGDVDSRWTLRKCSAATLDVMTTILPRDVIEIAFPFLREHLTSDMWYVREATILALGAMAEGIMKYFNEQLPVMIPFLVEQLKDAWAPVRKITCWTLSRFAPWILQDHTEFLIPVLEPIVTTLLDKRKDVQEAAISSVAVFVENCDSELIETLLYSELLASFDKCFQFYKKRNLIILYDAVGRFAEKVELDDVAMQMILPHLINKWSTLQDNDKELWPLLECLSCVVSSLGERFMPMAPNVYDRAHRILCNCVELEAKSQQDPSIVVPEKDFTITSIDLIDGLAQGLGAHCQPLLFPNNDNSLLRVLLECLNDPVPEVRQSVFALLGDIVTYCSPQLMSGTLPHFLKFIGNEIMHNDDPDGAPSVINAVWCLGLISERIDLSEYLIDLTRVLLDVFTTTLQFVDVGILENIAITIGRIGITHPEVFASGAFAHDTVWAKWTSYMSTVESAEEKSSGYMGFIRIVNLSPPQIMTKGTLVSIIEGLSFNVEAEVFAQDILPFLMNHSQQIQAVSHQLTPECIAFLQRFSS encoded by the coding sequence ATGTCAGAAACTCATTGGGCTCCGGAAGAAACATCGGTGTTACAGCTGTCCTCTCTTTTGAGGGAGAGCATGTCTCCCTCGCAGGAGGCGCGTACGATTGCGATGGATGCATTGAAAACATTTGAGGGACAGCCAGAGTTTATCAACTACCTCTGTTACATTTTGATCGAGGCATCTACAAATCAGGCGTTGTGTTTGCAGTGTTCTGCTGAGGAATTGGTCTCCCTGAGAGCTACGGCCGGTCTTCTATTGAAGAATACTATGCTGCAGAGAAATAGTGGTTATACGGCACATGGCATGGAGTACGTCAAAAATAATATTATCCGCGGGTTACAGAACAACGGGGGTAACAAGCTACTCGGTAATCTCACTGGTATCGTCATAACGACTCTGTTTTCTACTCTTTACCGCCAGGACAGGTCGGATGTGACAGGCGTGGCGATGCTATACCAGTTGGTGGAACTATCTAGTCAAGGTAATGAGGGTGCCATCAAGGCTTTATCCAAGATAATGGAAGATAATGGTcaatttttccaattggaGTGGCAATCCTCCGAAGGGCCAATAAAACCTATTCAGTTTTTAACCGATgcgtttttgaagtttatGGCTCAGACAGATCAACTGAGCACTATCGTCAGGTCTGAGAGTATCAAATGTTTGAATTTTGCTATAGCACTTCAGCTCCAATACACTATCATAAAACTAGACGAAATCTTGACGAATATCTTCCACTTGGCGCAAgtcgatgaggacgatcAGGTGAGGGCCCAACTTTGTGTTTCTTTCACGACGATATTGGAGGTCAGACCGGATAAGCTAGTAAATAACCTGGATGGTATTGTTCAATTTATGTTGCACTTGATCAACACTGTCCAGGAGGAGAAGGTTGCCATTGAAGCTTGCGAGTTTTTGAACGGTTTTGTCACAAGCTCGCACATTCCGAAGCATATCCTTCAACCTTATGTCAGTCAGATTGTCCCTGTTCTATTGGCAAAGATGGTTTTTGATGAGGATTCTATTTTAGAGTATGAATCCCATAACGAGGATGACGCCTTCCAGGATGATAAGGACGAAGATATCAAGCCAGTGGCACCTCATATTGTCAAGAAAAAGACCGTTTCTGAGGGGCCCAAGGGCACAGGAGGAGATTCCTCAGATGAAGAGggtgatgacgatgatgacgatggGGATGTCGACTCTCGCTGGACTCTAAGAAAATGCTCTGCGGCTACTTTAGACGTGATGACAACAATTCTGCCAAGGGACGTCATTGAAATAGCATTCCCATTTTTAAGAGAACATCTGACCTCTGATATGTGGTACGTCAGGGAAGCGACCATTTTGGCCCTAGGGGCTATGGCGGAGGGTATCATGAAATATTTTAATGAGCAGTTGCCGGTGATGATTCCTTTCCTCGTAGAGCAGTTGAAGGATGCATGGGCTCCCGTGAGGAAGATAACCTGTTGGACTTTGAGTAGATTTGCACCATGGATATTACAAGACCATACTGAGTTCCTGATCCCAGTTTTGGAACCTATCGTAACGACTTTGTTGGATAAGAGGAAGGATGTACAGGAGGCGGCGATCAGTAGTGTGGCTGTCTTTGTAGAGAACTGCGATTCAGAGCTAATTGAGACACTGCTGTACAGTGAGTTGCTGGCCAGTTTTGACAAATGTTTCCAGTTctacaagaaaagaaacctGATTATCCTTTATGACGCCGTTGGGAGGTTTGCCGAGAAGGTGGAGCTGGACGACGTTGCGATGCAAATGATTTTACCTCATTTGATAAACAAGTGGTCTACATTACAGGACAATGACAAGGAGTTGTGGCCGCTGCTTGAATGTCTATCGTGtgttgtttcctctttgggtGAGAGGTTCATGCCTATGGCCCCCAATGTCTACGATAGAGCGCACAGGATACTGTGCAATTGTGTTGAATTAGAGGCCAAGTCGCAACAAGACCCGAGCATCGTGGTGCCGGAAAAAGATTTCACGATCACATCTATTGATTTGATAGACGGTTTGGCGCAAGGACTGGGCGCGCACTGTCAGCCATTACTGTTCCccaacaacgacaactcGTTGCTGAGGGTTCTGTTAGAGTGTTTAAACGACCCGGTACCTGAGGTGAGACAAAGTGTGTTTGCACTGTTGGGGGACATAGTCACCTATTGCAGCCCTCAATTGATGTCCGGAACGCTCCCccattttttgaagttcatcGGTAACGAGATAATGCACAACGACGATCCAGATGGCGCCCCCTCCGTGATAAACGCTGTGTGGTGTCTTGGGCTTATCAGCGAGCGGATCGATTTGAGCGAGTACCTGATCGATTTGACGCGCGTTCTTTTGGACGTCTTTACTACCACATTACAGTTTGTTGACGTGGGCATTCTAGAAAACATAGCCATCACGATTGGACGGATCGGCATCACGCACCCTGAAGTGTTTGCCTCTGGTGCCTTCGCACATGACACTGTATGGGCGAAGTGGACCAGTTACATGTCTACGGTAGAGTCTGCTGAGGAGAAAAGCAGCGGGTACATGGGATTTATCAGAATCGTCAACCTGAGCCCGCCACAGATAATGACCAAGGGCACTCTGGTGAGCATCATTGAGGGACTTTCCTTTAACGTCGAGGCAGAAGTGTTTGCCCAGGATATCCTGCCTTTCCTAATGAACCACTCCCAGCAGATACAAGCCGTGTCCCACCAGTTGACCCCCGAGTGTATCGCCTTCCTGCAGAGGTTCAGCAGCTGA
- the BUD14 gene encoding protein phosphatase regulator BUD14 (similar to Saccharomyces cerevisiae BUD14 (YAR014C); ancestral locus Anc_3.180), protein MAALSNAAILHDPALVEDFSEVRDTLAVPTVNADESVSGSVVIMRHDSPQHVAATEPLDFADAKERITSYTSSHYSAPASDDDEEDELASETQNASVHDYLSGLHNTSIQRSEVMPDPDGTTVGHEKDGNDDERSGVEMDYSDSDFEEDIEKRLLELDEPSIGDDGSVTILREEGNSGSSQFPELELSDEEEEDHLHNDTIYGDKYPLEAHLHHSGEEDSEEEEEEDEYKPLPPPQELDPEKLYALYEFSGPDTSHCQLEQDESCVLLNDEDSYWWLVKRCRDNNIGFAPAEILETFPERLARLNCWKNENIVSEATHSSQSLDDINKLEREQQEEILKLIRERPLPAGPYQSKNKSVSFNDIVSYANRFIEDDDSNTINSDDDNGQDEQAQQGGAPNHYDEFTKEPIHFGDEEKDLDEVSDVSFATGYSQPLNVAKIRESKSIKNIHDAIEAAESSKTPDSDTFAPVIMIGSEQEQPKETNVNDTNTSTDDIQKVFEAPISPFTNSKQRGLGVSDFPSNNSVPTIGEYSPSSSEFNDSPVLQECTFTGSTPADEKDHIDPESGSDDEAAKTFIPSTKAVQDISKLVHSGDTSNVTIEADDEDTRRGTSQSQNVEQVDQTPGSPKSDQTFHSNNGDNMSVNSKYSSTSDEGFKMESGVHHLQASTTSITSNNSASKTATLEFDGNLATSGHEESRTTCDPDTLNDITPVVSKDRHPFIDELYGPILTKIDSLMAKIDQLVA, encoded by the coding sequence ATGGCGGCACTGTCAAATGCTGCAATTTTACATGACCCTGCGTTAGTGGAGGATTTTTCAGAGGTAAGAGATACGTTGGCCGTACCGACTGTGAATGCTGATGAGAGCGTGTCGGGTAGCGTAGTTATCATGCGTCATGATTCACCTCAGCATGTAGCGGCCACGGAACCGTTAGATTTTGCCGATGCGAAGGAGCGCATCACTAGTTACACGTCGAGTCATTACTCTGCTCCGGCATcggatgacgatgaagaagatgaactTGCGTCCGAAACGCAGAATGCCTCGGTACATGATTACTTAAGTGGGCTACACAATACTAGCATTCAGAGATCTGAAGTAATGCCCGATCCTGATGGAACTACTGTTGGCCATGAGAAGGACGGTAACGATGATGAGCGGTCAGGTGTAGAAATGGATTATTCAGATTCAGATTTCGAGGAAGATATAGAGAAAAGATTGCTAGAGCTAGACGAGCCTTCGATAGGCGATGATGGTAGTGTAACGATACTAAGGGAAGAAGGAAACTCGGGGAGCTCACAGTTCCCTGAACTGGAACTTTCagatgaagaggaagaggaccATTTGCATAATGATACTATTTATGGCGATAAGTATCCTTTGGAGGCGCATCTCCATCACAGTGGTGAAGAGGACagtgaggaggaggaggaggaggatgaaTATAAACCGCTCCCTCCTCCACAAGAACTAGATCCAGAGAAACTGTACGCTCTTTACGAATTCAGTGGCCCTGATACATCGCACTGCCAATTGGAACAGGATGAATCATGCGTTCTACTGAATGACGAGGATTCATATTGGTGGTTAGTGAAGCGGTGCAGAGATAATAACATCGGGTTTGCGCCTGCAGAAATATTAGAAACTTTCCCAGAGAGACTGGCCAGGTTGAATTGCtggaaaaatgaaaatatTGTCTCAGAGGCAACCCATTCTTCACAGTCACTCGATGATATAAACAAGTTAGAGAGGGAGCAACAGGAAGAAATATTGAAACTAATTCGTGAGAGGCCATTACCAGCAGGACCTTACCAAAGCAAAAATAAGTCTGTCAGTTTTAACGACATAGTGAGTTACGCCAATAGGTTTattgaagatgatgattcAAACACCATTAATTCGGATGATGATAACGGACAGGATGAGCAGGCACAACAGGGAGGCGCTCCGAATCATTATGATGAGTTCACGAAAGAGCCGATTCATTTTGgtgatgaagaaaaggatCTCGATGAGGTGAGTGATGTGTCATTTGCGACAGGCTACTCGCAGCCTTTGAATGTAGCCAAGATAAGGGAGTCTAAATCAATCAAAAACATACATGATGCCATCGAAGCCGCTGAGTCTTCAAAAACCCCAGATTCGGATACATTTGCTCCTGTGATAATGATAGGgtctgaacaagaacaaccGAAGGAAACCAATGTAAACGATACCAACACAAGCACTGATGACATTCAAAAGGTATTCGAGGCACCAATTTCTCCATTTACAAACTCTAAGCAACGCGGGCTAGGTGTTTCGGATTTTCCCTCAAACAACTCCGTTCCCACAATTGGCGAGTACTCTCCATCCTCCTCCGAGTTTAACGACTCCCCGGTCCTTCAAGAGTGTACTTTCACTGGCAGCACACCAGCTGATGAAAAAGACCACATAGATCCAGAAAGTGGCAGTGATGATGAAGCTGCTAAGACATTCATCCCATCTACAAAGGCAGTCCAGGATATTTCAAAACTAGTTCACAGTGGTGATACTTCTAATGTAACAATTGAAGCGGATGATGAAGACACACGTCGTGGAACATCGCAATCACAGAACGTGGAACAAGTGGATCAAACACCAGGCTCGCCGAAGTCGGACCAGACGTTCCATAGCAACAACGGCGACAACATGTCCGTCAACTCCAAATACTCGTCCACATCAGACGAAGGTTTCAAGATGGAGTCAGGTGTACATCATTTACAAGCATCTACAACAAGCATCACCAGTAACAACTCTGCATCAAAGACGGCCACCTTGGAATTCGATGGGAATTTGGCAACATCTGGGCACGAAGAAAGCCGTACGACTTGTGACCCAGACACATTGAACGACATCACTCCTGTGGTATCAAAGGACCGTCATCCTTTCATTGACGAGCTATACGGACCGATCTTGACCAAGATTGACAGTCTAATGGCCAAAATCGACCAGCTCGTTGCATAA
- the KNAG0K01285 gene encoding uncharacterized protein (similar to Saccharomyces cerevisiae YDL012C and YBR016W; ancestral locus Anc_3.187), with protein MSAKDYYNGASNQPTQQYHSPSSPAPARSGSKKGWGGQQPPTYQQQPPSYQPQQQQYYSSNNNQQQQYYPGPNGLQQQQQYYQQPQDGRPQQPIYVQQQPPQRGNDDCMTACLAALCVCCAMNMIF; from the exons ATGTCAGCAAAGGATTACTATAACGGTGCAAGCAATCAG CCCACTCAGCAATATCACAGTCCCAGTTCGCCGGCTCCTGCCCGAAGTGGGTCCAAAAAAGGCTGGGGAGGACAGCAACCGCCCACataccagcagcagccgcCATCGTACcaaccacagcaacagcagtactACAGCAGTAACAATAaccagcaacagcagtatTACCCGGGTCCGAACGggttgcaacagcaacaacagtacTACCAACAACCGCAGGATGGGAGACCGCAACAACCTATATACgtgcagcagcagccgcCTCAGAGGGGGAATGATGACTGTATGACTGCGTGTCTCGCGGCATTGTGTGTATGCTGTGCGATGAATATGATCTTTTAA
- the KIN3 gene encoding serine/threonine protein kinase KIN3 (similar to Saccharomyces cerevisiae KIN3 (YAR018C); ancestral locus Anc_3.178) gives MFKGQGSSSEYEVLEEIGRGSFGCVRKVVHIPTRTVMVRKEIKYGHMNQKERQQLIAECKILSHLQHDNIVRFYSWDFNEQMQILYLYMEYCSQGDLQNLIATYKSERKYIPEQIIWNILTQLLLALYRCHYGEDLQPLNTIYDRMKKPTIKKDTNIVIHRDMKPGNVFLNGESNDSSGGGNSWDGKKNDSAGVVKLGDFGLAKSLGNSVQFATTYVGTPYYMSPEVLLDQPYSPLSDIWSLGCVIYEMCSLRPPFQAKTYIDLQNKIKSGKFENIPDYYSDGLMSIIKSMIQVDMRNRASTFELLQDVQIRTSRKALQLERFENNLLDYERELVNIEKILEKQAADYERAIGQLREQFVVAVEERAREVAQNGKKIGKVPEELYKNRYYYRDTLPQKPAYHWQTKYR, from the coding sequence ATGTTCAAAGGGCAAGGAAGCAGCAGCGAATATGAGGTGTTAGAGGAAATTGGACGCGGGTCGTTTGGGTGTGTTCGAAAAGTGGTACACATTCCGACGAGGACTGTGATGGTCAGAAAAGAGATCAAGTATGGGCATATGAATCAGAAGGAAAGGCAACAATTGATTGCCGAATGTAAGATTCTGTCTCATTTACAGCACGATAACATTGTCAGGTTCTACTCTTGGGATTTCAACGAGCAGATGCAAATTCTTTACTTGTATATGGAGTATTGCTCGCAGGGTGATTTACAAAATTTAATAGCCACCTACAAGAGTGAGCGGAAATATATACCTGAACAAATAATCTGGAATATTCTTACTCAGCTTCTGTTGGCTTTATACAGGTGTCATTACGGAGAAGATTTGCAGCCACTGAACACCATATACGATAGAATGAAGAAACCTACCATCAAGAAGGATACAAACATAGTAATTCATAGGGATATGAAACCTGGAAACGTGTTCCTCAACGGGGAAAGTAACGACTCCAGTGGGGGTGGGAACAGTTGGGAtggcaagaagaacgatAGTGCTGGTGTGGTTAAGTTGGGTGATTTTGGTCTTGCAAAATCCTTAGGGAACAGTGTTCAGTTTGCTACGACATACGTTGGCACACCTTACTACATGTCACCAGAGGTACTACTTGATCAGCCGTACTCACCACTGAGTGACATTTGGTCTCTTGGGTGTGTGATATACGAGATGTGCTCCTTGCGTCCCCCCTTCCAAGCAAAAACGTACATTGATTTACAGAACAAGATTAAGTCAGGTAAATTTGAGAACATACCAGACTATTACTCTGATGGGTTAATGTCCATTATAAAGAGTATGATCCAAGTGGATATGAGGAATCGGGCATCCACGTTCGAATTGCTACAAGATGTTCAAATCAGAACATCTAGAAAGGCCCTCCAGCTTGAAAGATTTGAGAACAACCTGCTGGACTACGAGAGAGAACTGGTCAACATAGAGAAAATCCTTGAAAAACAGGCGGCCGACTACGAAAGAGCCATCGGTCAACTGCGAGAGCAGTTTGTTGTCGCCGTCGAAGAGAGAGCCCGGGAAGTTGCTCAGAACGGCAAAAAGATCGGGAAAGTCCCTGAAGAACTTTACAAGAATAGATACTACTACCGTGATACGCTTCCGCAGAAGCCTGCATACCACTGGCAGACCAAGTACCGCTGA